The following nucleotide sequence is from Desulfurobacterium indicum.
GCCGGTATGTTCGCCCTCATTCCTACATCTCAGGGAGCACAGGCTACCATAATGCCTGTAGATCCAACGGCTAACGAACCTGTTGATGCGTTTGTTATGAAATCTCAAATAGTGACAATCGTTCCGGTAGGTGACAGATCCAGAATGAAAGAATTTCATCAGCAGTTCAAGGCTGCAGCTGCCGGAATAGAACTTCCATCAACTGGACTTGACATTTCAAAGATTAAAGAATTTCCAAAAGGTGGACAGGGAGGAGGTATATCCTTAACTTGAAAAATCCAGAATTTTCAGACTTGATATTTTCTCTACCCTTCCCGATTGCAGTATGCGACAGATCGGGAAGGGTTTTCTTTTTCAATCAAAAACTGGAAATGCTTCTGAACCGCTCAAGGAAATACCTTGAAGGTAAAAACATTTCAGAGATACTGTCTGCCGATTTAAAAAAATGGATAGACAAATGCATAACGGAAGGAATAGAAATTCACAATATAGAGGTAAACAGTTTTATACTTTCCATATCTCCGTTTTTCTCAGGAGAAGATATAAAAGGCGCCGTCGTGGCAGTTAAGAAAAAGAAAAATGAAAGCCCGACAGAGCATTTTGATATTTTTCTAAAAGGCATCTCCCACGAACTTAGAAATCCTCTAAGCGGAATGAAAGCCTCTGCAAAATTAATGTTAACATTGAAAATTTTTGACGAAGAATTACTGGAAGTTATCCTTTCAGAAATAGAAAGGATAGAGAGGTTCCTCGATAGAATTTCCAAAAGTTTTGACTTTACAAGCTTAGAATGGTGCAAATACAACGTTCATCGACTCTTAAATGATGTTCTAAAAACATTCAAAACCGTATTTGAAGAAAAGAAAATTGAAATAGACAGACGGTTCGACCCGTCACTACCTGAAGTTTACATGGACAAAGACAGAATGTTTCAGGTTTTATCAAACCTTATTAAAAACAGCATAGAGGCACTGGAAAAGTCAAAAATCAGAAAAATAACGATAGAGACAGGTTATGCCATTCAACCCAAAGGCTTTTACTTCATAAAAATAAAAGACACCGGCAGCGGTATGGAAAAAGAAGATCTTGAAAATCTTTTCACTCCGTTCTTCACAAAAGGAAAAGAGAAGGGAACA
It contains:
- a CDS encoding two-component system sensor histidine kinase NtrB — its product is MKNPEFSDLIFSLPFPIAVCDRSGRVFFFNQKLEMLLNRSRKYLEGKNISEILSADLKKWIDKCITEGIEIHNIEVNSFILSISPFFSGEDIKGAVVAVKKKKNESPTEHFDIFLKGISHELRNPLSGMKASAKLMLTLKIFDEELLEVILSEIERIERFLDRISKSFDFTSLEWCKYNVHRLLNDVLKTFKTVFEEKKIEIDRRFDPSLPEVYMDKDRMFQVLSNLIKNSIEALEKSKIRKITIETGYAIQPKGFYFIKIKDTGSGMEKEDLENLFTPFFTKGKEKGTGLGMYISKEIVSNHGGKIEVQSEKGKGTTVSIYLPIGDLKNNGKNFNS